In Geobacter anodireducens, a genomic segment contains:
- a CDS encoding acyl-phosphate glycerol 3-phosphate acyltransferase, with product MLNELILTAVAYLVGSIPTGLLLARAFGVDIRVTGSGNIGATNVYRTLGRTVGIATLLGDCLKGLVPVLVAGKLGLADPWVAAVGLAAFLGHVYTVFLGFKGGKGVATALGVFLGVSPLSVLGALALFIGIVASTRYISLGSITAAAAMPFLVAAVERRPLLVGMTLIIAAIVIVKHRENIRRLREGTESRFKA from the coding sequence GTGCTGAACGAACTCATTCTTACCGCCGTCGCCTACCTAGTCGGATCGATTCCCACGGGACTGCTCCTGGCTCGTGCCTTCGGCGTCGACATCCGCGTCACCGGTAGCGGAAACATCGGCGCCACCAACGTCTACCGCACTCTCGGCCGCACCGTCGGCATTGCTACCCTGCTGGGCGACTGTCTCAAGGGGCTCGTGCCGGTTCTCGTGGCCGGAAAGCTCGGCTTAGCCGACCCCTGGGTGGCCGCCGTCGGTCTTGCTGCCTTTCTCGGCCATGTGTACACCGTCTTTCTCGGTTTCAAGGGAGGGAAGGGGGTCGCCACGGCCCTGGGGGTCTTTCTCGGCGTGTCACCCCTGTCCGTCCTGGGTGCGCTTGCCCTCTTCATCGGCATTGTCGCCTCAACCCGCTACATCTCGCTCGGCTCCATCACCGCCGCTGCTGCCATGCCCTTTCTTGTGGCCGCGGTGGAGCGGCGCCCCCTCCTTGTGGGGATGACGCTTATCATTGCGGCCATCGTCATCGTCAAGCACCGGGAGAACATCCGCCGGCTGCGCGAGGGAACCGAGAGCCGCTTCAAGGCATGA
- a CDS encoding aminodeoxychorismate lyase produces MNVPVNLRDRRLQVVAILLIIIVLVPVVRYAVFIAVPAGNGENVRILSFDKGATPRRIASELETAGLITSARLFVLHARLRGEAERLKAGEYQFSDAMKPAEILRKLVAGEVYARPFAVPEGYSMYQVAELLEGKRMFSRERFLAAATDPSFLAELGIQGSSVEGYLYPSTYAVTRSMGERDLIRVMVSQFDKVYGAGFAEEARRRGMSRHHVVTLASMIEKEAVSPAERPLISSVFHNRLAKGMRLQSDPTAVYGVRAFGGNVTRQDILRNTSHNTYRIAGLPPGPIGNPGRDSLAAALNPAATGYLYFVARKDGTHHFSATLEEHNTAVRRYLKTPAK; encoded by the coding sequence ATGAACGTACCCGTCAACCTCCGCGACAGGCGCCTCCAGGTTGTGGCGATCCTGCTCATCATCATTGTCCTTGTCCCCGTCGTCCGTTACGCGGTCTTCATTGCCGTGCCCGCCGGCAATGGGGAAAACGTCAGGATACTCTCCTTCGACAAGGGTGCCACCCCCCGGCGCATCGCCAGCGAGCTTGAGACGGCCGGACTGATCACCAGCGCCCGGCTGTTTGTTCTTCATGCCCGCCTGCGTGGAGAGGCCGAACGGCTCAAGGCCGGCGAATACCAGTTCTCCGATGCCATGAAACCTGCAGAAATCCTCCGCAAGTTGGTGGCCGGTGAGGTCTATGCCCGACCTTTTGCCGTACCCGAAGGGTATTCCATGTATCAGGTTGCGGAATTGCTGGAAGGAAAGCGGATGTTCTCACGGGAACGCTTTCTGGCCGCAGCCACTGATCCGTCGTTTCTGGCCGAACTCGGCATCCAGGGCAGCAGTGTGGAGGGGTACCTCTACCCGAGCACCTATGCCGTTACCCGGTCCATGGGCGAAAGGGACCTGATTCGGGTCATGGTGTCCCAGTTCGACAAGGTCTACGGGGCCGGGTTCGCTGAGGAGGCGCGCCGCCGGGGAATGTCACGACATCACGTGGTGACCCTTGCCTCCATGATTGAAAAGGAGGCGGTCTCTCCAGCGGAGCGCCCTCTGATCTCTTCGGTATTCCACAATCGTCTGGCCAAGGGCATGCGCCTCCAGAGCGACCCTACCGCTGTCTACGGCGTGCGGGCCTTTGGCGGGAACGTGACCCGTCAGGATATCCTGCGGAATACCTCGCACAATACCTACCGCATCGCCGGACTTCCGCCCGGCCCCATCGGCAATCCGGGGCGCGATTCCCTGGCTGCCGCCCTCAATCCGGCCGCCACCGGCTATCTCTATTTCGTGGCCCGCAAGGATGGCACGCACCATTTTTCTGCCACGCTGGAGGAGCACAACACAGCAGTCCGACGATACCTGAAAACCCCCGCCAAATAA
- a CDS encoding peptidase, with product MYREAFASLFEINMGVTAGERILVFSDRVRSDEELSADEAARRQNLLFVAEEAGRYADASYGNACFASFPATAASGAEPPEVLWRAAFGDAAVNALAAGGLLARLLAKEATLEDLERARRIVLFSRDAAAQVVVALSNNSTSHTRFRHLVNAVGGRFASLPHFDPDMFFSSMRVDWRQLAERTRRVADAVNGATALRVETPNGTRMRFDKGGRVAKGDDGLLAAPGSFGNLPAGEVYLAPLEGTSEGIMVLEWGPTRRLDSPVELVVRAGAVVDVRGDDPLRAALERKFAESDRNRNIAELGIGTNDRATRPDNVLEAEKILGTIHIALGDNSGFGGTVQTPFHEDYVFYRPTLTLVSETGAETALLSNGSLLL from the coding sequence ATGTATCGGGAGGCGTTTGCATCGCTGTTTGAAATTAATATGGGCGTAACGGCTGGAGAACGGATTCTTGTTTTCAGTGACAGGGTAAGATCCGACGAGGAACTCTCGGCCGACGAGGCCGCCCGCCGGCAGAATCTTCTGTTTGTGGCGGAAGAGGCTGGCCGTTATGCCGATGCCTCGTACGGCAATGCCTGTTTTGCCTCGTTTCCCGCAACTGCCGCGTCCGGGGCCGAACCGCCCGAAGTCCTCTGGCGTGCCGCCTTTGGCGATGCGGCGGTAAATGCCCTGGCCGCAGGGGGGCTACTTGCGCGCCTGCTGGCAAAGGAGGCGACCCTGGAGGATCTGGAGCGGGCTCGCCGGATCGTGTTGTTCAGCCGTGATGCCGCCGCGCAGGTGGTGGTCGCTCTCTCCAACAATTCCACGAGTCATACCCGGTTCCGTCATCTGGTCAATGCGGTTGGCGGTCGCTTTGCCAGCCTTCCCCACTTCGATCCTGATATGTTCTTTTCCTCCATGCGGGTTGATTGGCGCCAGTTGGCCGAACGGACCCGGCGGGTCGCCGATGCGGTTAATGGTGCGACCGCCCTGCGGGTGGAAACCCCGAACGGCACGCGTATGCGTTTCGACAAGGGGGGGCGGGTTGCCAAGGGGGACGATGGGCTTCTTGCCGCACCGGGAAGTTTCGGCAACCTCCCTGCGGGGGAGGTGTACCTGGCCCCGCTGGAGGGGACGAGCGAAGGAATCATGGTGCTCGAATGGGGGCCCACGCGCCGGCTCGACTCTCCGGTCGAGCTGGTGGTCAGGGCCGGCGCTGTCGTGGACGTACGAGGCGACGATCCCCTGCGGGCAGCGCTGGAACGGAAATTCGCCGAGAGCGACCGGAACCGGAACATCGCCGAGCTGGGCATCGGGACCAATGACCGGGCAACCCGGCCGGACAACGTCCTTGAAGCCGAGAAGATCCTCGGCACCATTCATATCGCACTGGGTGACAATTCCGGTTTCGGCGGCACCGTGCAGACGCCGTTTCATGAAGACTACGTCTTTTATCGTCCCACCCTCACCCTTGTCTCGGAAACCGGTGCCGAAACCGCCCTGCTGAGCAACGGCAGCCTCTTGCTCTGA